The Sminthopsis crassicaudata isolate SCR6 chromosome 5, ASM4859323v1, whole genome shotgun sequence genome contains the following window.
AGTCCTGAAAGTCCCTTCTGATTGTCCATGCTCCTCCTGGATTCCTCCCAGGATAGAATGCTGTGGGTCCTGGGTCATGGAAGGGGTTGGGGAAGAAGGACTCCCCAGAAGAAAGTTAGTCATGTTACTGAAAGCCAGAAGAGAAGTCATATCACTTTTATTCCTGTCAGAAGAAGTCAAGGAGTCTGTTGGCATGTCCATATCTGGAGGCCAGGAGGTACGTCCAGCAGAGAGAGAAGGAACTTCCCAATTCCCTCCAGGTACCTTTGAGGAGCTAGGTTTTGACCTCAATTGATCTCCTGCATCCATAACTGTCCCGTGAGAACTGCTGCTTCTCCACTTAGTCTTTGGGGGCAGTGGAGGTGGCTTGGTATCAGTATCCAAaatgggaaggggaggaagaggttTGTTTTTTCTGGTAGATGTGAGAGGGTGATAAGGAGGGATCATGGTTGGGGTAGGGGGCAATGGCTTATTGTACCTTTGAGTGTGGTGGAAAGTGTCTGGGACTGGAGTAGAAGGTAGAGGTCGGTTCTGTCTTGTCTTAGAAGGGATAGAAGGACCTTCAGGGGAGCCAGATAGCACTGGAGCTAAGGGCAAGATGGGAGGGTGGCTATACCGTTTTGGGGCTGGGGGCTTGGCAAGATAGCTGCTCTGTCGTACCACCAGAGGATGACTGTGTCGCTCCCGTGCTGGGAGAGGGGGCACCAGTTCATGTAATCCCATTTCCACCATGCATGAGGAAGGAGGAGAGCCATGGATAAGTCCCTCCGAGAGGAAGGGTTCCTTTTTTGATGGACATTGAGTCAGGCTTTGGGTAGCACCAGGCATTTGTAAATTTTGGCTAAATTCTTGAAGTTGGTTCAAGGAGGAAGGGTCAGAGGAGGGTTCTGGCTTAGTCTGTTCCTCCCTTCTTAAGATCTCAACACTGTGGATGGCAGGTTCAGAGAGTCTGTGAGCCAGCTCTGAATGATGGAAAGAGGTTGGATTCTGAGCCAGATACTGAGGCTGCCCTGTCCCATAGGAGCTTGGAGCAGAGTTACTTCCAAAGTATTGGACAGCTTCCTCAGAGGATTCTGGGAGGGTTAGGGCACTGGCCCACTCAGAGTTGGCAGGTGGTACCCAAGAAGCCTCTTCAGGAGAGGATGTGTGGAGAATGTTCAAGGCACCATCAGGGTCCCAGTGGGGAATAGAGGATTCTTtatcaaaggaaaaggatctagAGAGTACTGGTAGAGAGGACAGGGGTGAAGAATCTCCTCTTGGAGAGAAGGTAGGGGGGCAGGAATCTGATGAGATGGTTGTGTTGGGATCCATCTTAGTGGAACTGAAAGGCATTGAGCTCTCTGTTCTATGAGCTATGGCAATTGGCCTTGGAGGTGTTGGTTTCTCTCCCAAGCTAGGTATGGTTCTGTCTACTACACTGTACTCTTCCTCCCATCCATTTTGCTCTGCTTCTTTCTCAGAATCCTCTCTGGAAGGACTGGGAGGAGGGATGGACTGGAGAGATTGTGATGATCCCTGTCCAGGCCTCGGAGCAGAGTCTGGGCAGGAAGAGTACATGGAGAGTTGAACTCTAGAAGACTCAGTTTTCATCCCTTCCTGAGTCTCAGATCTTGTGGAAACAGGATCTTTTGGGAAAGAACCCCATGAAATATTGGTTCTTGGCACAATTTGGGTCAATGGGAAGAGAACATAATGCTTCTGAATTTCTTCATTCTTGTTTTTCCTTACCACTCCCTCAGCTTCCAATGTTTCTCTAGTGACAGTCTCCTGTTCTTCCTCAGCTCTCTCCTCTAGCTCCCATGGCTCTTTTACAGTGTCCTGTTTTTCCTTACTCTCTTGTGCAATCTCCCCCTGTTTCCCATATAACTCTTGGTTCTTATTATAATGATCTGCCTTTCTTTGTTCATCCACCAGTCCACTTCCTTGATTTTTCTGCCCTTCTACTTTGCTATGATCCTGCTTTTCCACATTGTTATCTCCTGGGCATCCTTCCCTGTGATTTTGATCTTCTACCTCCCTTTTAAATGtctctccttctttttttcccctcagaaccAAATCAACCTGTCCTTTACCTTCTTGTCCTtgctcttctctttgtctttgaaTACATGTGGCTGTTTCCAGTTCCTGAATTTCTGAAAGTCCATCGACACACTCCAGCTTACTCTGATCTTCTAGTTCCCTCTGTTCCTGCTTCCCCTGTTTCCCTGGATCCTGGGCCTCCTCTTCTTTCTGATATAACAGCCCTTCTtgccctcctttttccttcctctcttgaGGTTCCCCCTCTTGTTGAACAGCTCTTCTTTCTGCATCACAGATCAGATTATTGGCTTCTTCAAGAGGAGAATGGGGCTTAGCCTCaatagaggagggaagaaagattcCTTTCTCCACTGTCTCACTGGCTTCTgatctttcattttctatcagA
Protein-coding sequences here:
- the ARHGEF5 gene encoding rho guanine nucleotide exchange factor 5 isoform X1 — translated: MEDEGPPRRASTPTPALEELHIFPTSLMKNIPGSEHEEVETEDSIWEWTEDDDVFEVQKRDQSNQSTNEEIPPILSQEDSPDLEPDNEDIITARSRIQRPSRLASQGLQEGHTPFISTESSVCPTVAASLDIGPNPNEIRSKVVVGSWPKFPNPLIENERSEASETVEKGIFLPSSIEAKPHSPLEEANNLICDAERRAVQQEGEPQERKEKGGQEGLLYQKEEEAQDPGKQGKQEQRELEDQSKLECVDGLSEIQELETATCIQRQREEQGQEGKGQVDLVLRGKKEGETFKREVEDQNHREGCPGDNNVEKQDHSKVEGQKNQGSGLVDEQRKADHYNKNQELYGKQGEIAQESKEKQDTVKEPWELEERAEEEQETVTRETLEAEGVVRKNKNEEIQKHYVLFPLTQIVPRTNISWGSFPKDPVSTRSETQEGMKTESSRVQLSMYSSCPDSAPRPGQGSSQSLQSIPPPSPSREDSEKEAEQNGWEEEYSVVDRTIPSLGEKPTPPRPIAIAHRTESSMPFSSTKMDPNTTISSDSCPPTFSPRGDSSPLSSLPVLSRSFSFDKESSIPHWDPDGALNILHTSSPEEASWVPPANSEWASALTLPESSEEAVQYFGSNSAPSSYGTGQPQYLAQNPTSFHHSELAHRLSEPAIHSVEILRREEQTKPEPSSDPSSLNQLQEFSQNLQMPGATQSLTQCPSKKEPFLSEGLIHGSPPSSCMVEMGLHELVPPLPARERHSHPLVVRQSSYLAKPPAPKRYSHPPILPLAPVLSGSPEGPSIPSKTRQNRPLPSTPVPDTFHHTQRYNKPLPPTPTMIPPYHPLTSTRKNKPLPPLPILDTDTKPPPLPPKTKWRSSSSHGTVMDAGDQLRSKPSSSKVPGGNWEVPSLSAGRTSWPPDMDMPTDSLTSSDRNKSDMTSLLAFSNMTNFLLGSPSSPTPSMTQDPQHSILGGIQEEHGQSEGTFRTLSRGAFQGNRNGPRRSDRGLVWQSGKPSHPPLEKSSSWPHRKDPGKFLEMSGGHSENTTEGQNKTKGWNRQGLRRPSIFPGDVLDGEGPPMEKPPCPSDTIVLREKRPREVMGSVTRRCSKFINSSHLLYQEYSDVALNKEIQSQQRLDSLTEGSSPASPRQPRKSVNTDSYLQRLSIASSASLWQDIPRVRNSTILHSMTHETQKLQEAKFELIMSEASYLRSLHVAVDHFQLSSPLRNTMSNQDHHWLFSRLQDVRDVSTMFLSDLEENFEHDIFTFHVCDVVLTHAPAFRRVYLPYVTNQTYQERTFQRLLSSNSNFREVLDKLESDPICQRLSLKSFLILPFQRITRLKLLLQNILKRTQPGSPEEAEATKSHHAVEELIRDCNNNVQRMRRTEELIYLSQKIEFECKIFPLISQSRWLVKSGELTVLESTVSPGLRRKLATRPVHLHLFNDCLLLSRPREGNRFLVFDHAPFSSVRGEKCEMKLHGPHKNFFRLFLRQNTQGTQAEFLFCTETQSEKLRWISALAPPREELDLLECHDSPQVQCLRSYKPRENDELALEKADVVMVIQQSSDGWLEGMRLSDGERGWFPLSHVEFITNPDVRKRNLSEAHRVKTAKLQLVGRQR